In Morganella morganii, the following are encoded in one genomic region:
- a CDS encoding C40 family peptidase — protein sequence MQENIQAAIFAHAEREYPRECCGVVAQKSRVVKYFPCRNIAATPEDHFVLSPEDYAAAEDWGTVTGIVHSHPDATTRPSELDKAQCDALGVPWYIVSWPEGDLRTVQPRGDQPLLGRPFVLGFTDCWGLIMSWFRQERGIELPDYRVDYPWWEQGENRYADNWREAGFIQVDDPQPSDLIVMQVQAPVANHAGILLADNMLLHHLYGHLSQRVPYGGYWRDRTVMVLRHKIFMTD from the coding sequence ATGCAGGAAAATATTCAGGCGGCTATTTTTGCACATGCTGAACGTGAATATCCCCGCGAGTGCTGCGGGGTGGTCGCGCAGAAATCCCGTGTAGTGAAATATTTTCCCTGCCGCAATATCGCGGCCACACCGGAAGATCATTTCGTATTATCGCCGGAGGATTACGCGGCTGCGGAAGACTGGGGAACGGTGACCGGTATTGTTCACAGTCACCCTGACGCCACCACCCGGCCGTCAGAACTGGATAAAGCGCAGTGTGATGCCCTTGGCGTGCCGTGGTACATCGTTAGCTGGCCGGAAGGAGATCTGCGGACTGTTCAGCCACGCGGTGATCAGCCATTACTCGGTCGGCCGTTTGTGCTTGGGTTTACTGACTGCTGGGGGCTGATTATGAGTTGGTTTCGGCAGGAGCGCGGCATCGAACTGCCGGATTACCGGGTCGACTATCCCTGGTGGGAGCAGGGCGAAAACCGTTACGCCGATAACTGGCGGGAAGCGGGATTTATTCAGGTTGATGATCCGCAGCCCAGCGATTTGATAGTGATGCAGGTACAGGCACCGGTCGCCAATCATGCCGGTATTCTGCTGGCTGATAATATGCTGCTGCATCATTTATACGGGCATTTGAGCCAGCGGGTGCCGTATGGCGGTTATTGGCGTGATCGCACAGTTATGGTACTGAGACACAAAATATTCATGACTGACTGA
- a CDS encoding phage minor tail protein L, with protein MITNDYQKLEPGNAVRLFEVDGTAFGAPDVLRFHAYNIQHAEAEITAAGGDPEKLPAKSIWWQGSEYRAWPVQIEGLEASTTGSGAQPKLSVANLDGSITALCLAYDDMLKAKVTIHDTLAHYLDAANFPDGNPAADPTQEKVSVFYIDSKSSETKEVIEFDLASPMDLQGVLIPTRQLHAMCTWCIRGKYKSGDGCDYAGQNGWFDKHGNPVDDPAQDQCSGMLGNGCTLRFGQDNPLPFGGFPGTSLLRK; from the coding sequence ATGATCACAAACGATTACCAGAAGCTGGAACCGGGTAATGCCGTCCGGCTTTTTGAGGTTGACGGTACTGCGTTCGGTGCGCCGGATGTTTTGCGGTTCCATGCATACAATATCCAGCACGCAGAGGCAGAGATTACTGCCGCTGGTGGTGATCCGGAAAAATTACCGGCGAAATCCATCTGGTGGCAGGGCAGTGAATACCGCGCCTGGCCGGTACAGATTGAGGGGCTGGAGGCATCGACAACCGGCTCCGGCGCACAGCCGAAGTTATCGGTGGCAAATCTAGATGGCTCAATCACCGCTCTGTGTCTGGCCTACGATGACATGCTGAAAGCGAAAGTCACGATACATGATACCTTGGCGCACTATCTGGATGCGGCGAATTTTCCGGATGGCAACCCGGCGGCAGATCCTACCCAGGAAAAAGTCTCGGTCTTTTATATCGACAGCAAATCCTCGGAAACCAAAGAGGTTATTGAGTTTGATTTAGCCAGCCCGATGGATTTGCAGGGGGTGCTGATCCCGACGCGGCAACTGCATGCAATGTGTACCTGGTGCATCCGCGGCAAATATAAATCCGGTGACGGCTGTGATTATGCCGGACAGAACGGCTGGTTCGATAAACACGGAAATCCAGTTGACGACCCCGCGCAGGATCAGTGCAGCGGTATGCTGGGCAACGGCTGTACTTTGCGCTTTGGTCAAGATAACCCACTCCCGTTCGGCGGCTTTCCCGGAACATCATTACTGAGGAAATAG
- a CDS encoding phage tail tape measure protein, with amino-acid sequence MADVASLAVALHLNAASFKSDVEDAYNSASASSKKFTQNIGRESAKTAEQISQVSTEAQRAGNSIARMSNTGAKGGFAHLRTSLTNISSGANVAGSSILSAFIPALERAANDVDRLKMSMGEKRQMDIAAANDAVKVAESHIKQANSAKEAAMQQMKMGHEMRESARYQRELAMVQNAHMEKMREVNLANGMSADAIDKQYSKERAINDRKIANANALAEKARDRLRSGSAALAAAEADEALGKQKLTAATTQLAGASKELTFAQRASAQAGGLLKNTWAMLGGTLGIGLMGAAGAATYLYSQYREAEERQKAFNAAIQKGGAGLNNSVYQLRTLANQLGGTAEAYKTVTAAATAGFSGSMLREVSEFGVQLEKSGGSADLLITKLSSINEQPLQSLRQLINEGLIFDEATINRIALLERQGDVEGAKELARKSALNATKTLNEEQIRVNAIHEKGVKDIEDRYRSLTSFMSESSYAAAQVQTSAMNAMIQEKLVWQIGATIKGMQQEQQQKEQIKNTREQLDAQLQLNSAYKAGADKHTEKLKLQNAAREQLKSGQMDAKQFEQTMKGIDSLYSSLDKKGRGGSGIPEGQRRAQQLMEQTATLRVQLAENEKLTASESKLIAFEQELVGLAGKKLNAAQKSVMENAGSIRTQLQLNARLEREIALKGLRKKFDDQNFEITQRTRSMQQEADNQRLQIIMPTADYNLMLEEQRIADDFRQRRYQLDKEISDKTSQLYKDQTAVLNAEQQKQTDIVRQAAKDKYKAEGDWQSGLKRGWQDFSDSSANAFEMMRSASTNVLNSTSSLFTDFLTTGRASFTDFTKSILTDITKMIVQMTIFNGLKNGLSGTWFGDFMGMGAVANATGGVYHSSGLSAYSNSIVSSPTVFPFAKGGAPNIGLMGEAGSEAIMPLRRGPDGNLGVRAYGGSSAGGTAPVVNIQIDSDGNQQIQASGGLERFGRDIGQYVDQRYRALMDRDTRPGGAVWNLAKGGEMIETFTWSPRLNPQGDISFRTRKAKFGDGYEQVCGDGINPRSQKWSLNFTGTESYIRPIRDFIDRHGGIRAFQWTPPLENTGLYRCDDPKLTPLGGDNYSLSLTFTQAFKP; translated from the coding sequence ATGGCTGACGTTGCAAGTTTAGCGGTTGCGTTACACCTCAACGCAGCCAGTTTTAAGTCTGATGTGGAGGATGCCTATAACAGTGCATCCGCCAGCTCAAAAAAATTCACACAAAATATCGGCAGGGAGTCGGCTAAAACGGCCGAACAGATTTCTCAGGTTTCAACTGAGGCTCAGCGGGCAGGTAACAGTATTGCGCGAATGAGTAACACCGGAGCTAAAGGCGGGTTCGCACACTTACGGACATCGCTGACCAATATTTCATCCGGCGCGAATGTCGCCGGCTCATCTATTCTCAGTGCCTTTATTCCGGCACTGGAACGGGCCGCCAATGACGTTGATCGCCTTAAAATGTCTATGGGCGAGAAGCGGCAGATGGATATTGCTGCTGCAAATGACGCAGTAAAAGTCGCTGAAAGCCACATTAAACAGGCTAACAGCGCCAAAGAAGCAGCAATGCAGCAGATGAAAATGGGCCATGAAATGCGCGAGTCTGCCAGGTATCAGCGTGAACTGGCAATGGTGCAGAATGCCCATATGGAAAAAATGCGGGAAGTTAACCTCGCAAACGGTATGTCCGCCGATGCAATAGACAAGCAATACAGCAAAGAGCGGGCGATCAATGACAGAAAGATAGCGAATGCAAACGCCCTGGCAGAAAAAGCCAGGGATCGTCTCAGATCCGGCTCGGCAGCGCTGGCCGCTGCGGAAGCTGACGAGGCACTGGGTAAGCAAAAGCTGACAGCGGCGACCACGCAGCTGGCCGGTGCAAGTAAAGAGCTGACATTTGCACAGCGGGCATCAGCACAGGCAGGCGGCCTGCTGAAAAACACCTGGGCTATGCTGGGCGGAACACTCGGCATTGGTTTGATGGGCGCCGCCGGTGCTGCCACTTATCTGTATTCACAATACAGAGAAGCGGAAGAACGGCAAAAGGCGTTTAATGCCGCTATTCAGAAAGGCGGGGCGGGGCTGAATAATTCGGTATACCAGCTGCGCACACTGGCCAATCAGCTCGGCGGAACAGCAGAGGCATACAAAACGGTGACGGCGGCAGCGACTGCCGGTTTTTCAGGCTCTATGCTGCGTGAAGTGTCTGAATTCGGCGTGCAGCTGGAAAAATCCGGCGGCAGCGCCGATCTCCTGATCACAAAGTTATCATCTATTAACGAGCAGCCGTTGCAGAGCCTGCGCCAGCTTATCAATGAAGGTCTGATTTTTGACGAGGCCACTATAAACCGGATTGCGCTGCTTGAACGTCAGGGGGATGTTGAAGGGGCAAAAGAGCTGGCCAGAAAAAGCGCCCTGAATGCCACAAAGACACTGAATGAAGAACAGATCAGGGTCAATGCCATTCATGAGAAAGGCGTTAAGGATATTGAAGATCGCTATCGTTCACTGACCAGTTTCATGTCTGAATCCTCTTACGCCGCAGCACAGGTGCAGACCTCTGCTATGAATGCCATGATCCAGGAAAAACTGGTATGGCAGATTGGTGCAACAATAAAAGGGATGCAGCAGGAGCAGCAGCAAAAGGAGCAGATAAAAAACACGCGTGAGCAGTTAGATGCGCAGTTGCAGTTAAACTCGGCGTATAAAGCGGGTGCTGATAAGCATACGGAAAAACTGAAACTGCAGAATGCCGCCCGTGAGCAGCTGAAATCCGGTCAGATGGATGCAAAGCAGTTTGAGCAGACAATGAAGGGGATCGACAGCCTTTACAGTTCGCTGGATAAGAAGGGACGCGGCGGCAGCGGTATTCCGGAGGGGCAGCGCCGTGCGCAGCAGCTGATGGAACAAACCGCCACACTCAGGGTACAGCTTGCTGAAAATGAAAAGCTGACCGCATCCGAAAGTAAGCTGATTGCATTTGAGCAGGAGCTGGTCGGCCTGGCAGGTAAAAAACTGAATGCCGCTCAGAAGAGTGTGATGGAAAACGCCGGGTCTATCCGTACCCAGTTACAGCTCAACGCCAGGCTTGAGCGGGAAATCGCACTGAAAGGGCTGCGTAAAAAATTTGATGACCAGAACTTTGAAATAACTCAGCGTACCCGGTCCATGCAGCAGGAGGCGGATAATCAGCGCCTGCAAATCATTATGCCGACAGCGGATTATAACCTAATGCTAGAAGAGCAGAGGATTGCGGATGACTTTCGTCAGCGCCGCTATCAGCTGGATAAAGAAATTTCGGATAAAACCTCTCAGTTATACAAAGATCAGACCGCCGTCCTGAATGCCGAACAGCAAAAGCAAACAGACATTGTCCGGCAGGCTGCAAAAGATAAATATAAAGCAGAAGGCGATTGGCAGTCAGGATTAAAGCGGGGCTGGCAGGATTTCAGTGACAGTAGCGCAAATGCGTTTGAAATGATGCGTAGCGCGTCAACCAATGTACTTAACAGCACATCATCTCTGTTTACAGATTTTCTTACCACTGGACGGGCAAGCTTCACTGACTTTACGAAATCCATTCTCACCGATATCACAAAAATGATTGTCCAGATGACCATTTTTAATGGTCTGAAAAATGGATTAAGTGGCACCTGGTTTGGTGATTTCATGGGAATGGGGGCTGTAGCTAATGCGACCGGCGGCGTGTATCACTCTTCAGGATTGAGCGCATACAGCAACAGCATTGTCAGCTCACCGACTGTGTTTCCGTTCGCCAAGGGCGGCGCACCCAATATAGGACTGATGGGCGAAGCCGGATCTGAGGCGATTATGCCGCTCAGGCGCGGGCCGGACGGTAACCTTGGTGTGCGTGCCTATGGTGGCAGTAGTGCCGGTGGTACGGCACCTGTGGTTAATATCCAAATCGACAGTGACGGAAATCAGCAGATTCAGGCATCCGGTGGTCTTGAGCGGTTCGGCAGAGATATAGGGCAGTATGTCGACCAGCGGTACCGCGCACTGATGGACAGGGACACCCGTCCCGGAGGGGCTGTCTGGAATCTGGCTAAGGGGGGGGAGATGATAGAAACATTCACCTGGAGTCCGCGCCTGAATCCGCAGGGCGATATTTCCTTCAGAACCCGTAAGGCGAAGTTTGGTGATGGTTATGAACAGGTTTGCGGGGACGGCATTAATCCCCGCAGTCAGAAATGGTCACTGAATTTTACCGGAACGGAAAGTTATATCCGGCCAATCCGGGATTTTATTGACCGGCACGGCGGTATCCGTGCTTTTCAGTGGACACCGCCACTGGAGAATACCGGATTGTATCGCTGCGATGATCCGAAACTCACCCCGCTCGGCGGTGACAACTATTCACTCTCTCTCACTTTTACCCAGGCATTTAAACCATGA
- a CDS encoding phage portal protein has translation MKQNKQLGRIRSALLNWLGVPVHLTSGEFWQEWAGTSSSGKVVTADKAMQLSAVWSCVRLLSESISTLPLKIYQNQRDGSRTLAKEHPVYRLLCKQPNAEMTPSRFMLMVVASICLRGNSFIEKRYIGSKLVALHPLLPQNMVVRRGKSGRLEYEYTDPLTQTKRDIPLKSMMHIRGFGMDGICGMIPVKTGRDVIGAAMSVEESAAKIFENGLQSSGFLSAEMPLNDDQRGRIRKYIEAFVGSKNAGKIMVLEGGMKYNNVTMNPEAAQMLESRTFSIEEICRWFRVPPFMVGHMDKQSSWASSVEGMNMQFLTNTLRPLLVNIEQEISRCLLNDDDDYYAEFSVEGLFRADSAGRSAYYTTSLQNGWMSRNDVRRLENLPPIDGGDIYTVQLNLTPIDQLGKDNGKNESEKLRAGIANWLFPESSSAAAGPQQQSTQSPHSGE, from the coding sequence ATGAAGCAAAATAAGCAACTGGGCCGCATCCGCAGTGCGCTGCTTAACTGGCTGGGTGTGCCTGTTCATCTGACATCCGGTGAGTTCTGGCAGGAATGGGCCGGTACCAGCAGCAGCGGAAAGGTAGTGACGGCAGATAAAGCCATGCAGCTGTCTGCGGTATGGTCCTGTGTGCGCCTGCTCAGTGAGTCCATCTCAACATTACCGCTGAAAATCTATCAGAATCAGCGTGACGGCTCCCGGACGCTGGCGAAAGAGCATCCGGTATACCGGCTTTTATGTAAGCAGCCGAACGCCGAGATGACACCATCCCGTTTTATGCTGATGGTGGTCGCCAGTATCTGCCTGCGGGGTAACAGCTTTATTGAGAAGCGGTATATCGGATCAAAACTGGTCGCTTTGCACCCGCTCTTACCACAGAACATGGTGGTAAGACGCGGAAAAAGCGGTCGTCTGGAATATGAATATACCGACCCGCTGACACAGACAAAGCGCGATATTCCTCTGAAATCGATGATGCATATACGTGGTTTCGGGATGGATGGTATCTGCGGCATGATCCCGGTAAAAACCGGGCGTGATGTGATTGGTGCCGCGATGTCTGTCGAGGAGTCCGCCGCAAAAATATTCGAAAACGGTCTTCAGAGTTCCGGGTTTCTGTCAGCTGAGATGCCGCTGAACGATGATCAGCGCGGGAGGATCAGAAAATATATTGAGGCATTTGTCGGCTCGAAAAATGCCGGGAAAATTATGGTGCTTGAAGGGGGGATGAAATACAACAATGTCACCATGAACCCGGAGGCTGCTCAGATGCTGGAAAGCCGGACCTTCAGCATAGAGGAGATTTGCCGCTGGTTCCGCGTGCCGCCGTTCATGGTTGGTCACATGGATAAACAGAGCAGCTGGGCGTCAAGTGTGGAAGGGATGAATATGCAGTTTCTGACCAATACACTGCGTCCGCTGCTGGTGAATATCGAACAGGAAATCAGCCGTTGCCTGCTGAACGATGACGATGATTATTATGCTGAATTTTCTGTTGAGGGGTTATTCAGGGCAGACAGCGCGGGGCGTTCAGCTTACTACACAACATCACTGCAAAACGGATGGATGAGCCGCAATGATGTCCGCCGTCTTGAGAATCTTCCGCCGATTGATGGTGGCGATATTTATACTGTCCAGCTTAACCTGACCCCGATCGATCAGCTCGGTAAAGACAACGGGAAAAATGAATCAGAAAAACTGCGGGCAGGAATAGCGAACTGGCTTTTCCCTGAATCATCTTCTGCCGCAGCGGGTCCGCAACAACAATCCACGCAATCACCTCATTCCGGGGAGTAA
- a CDS encoding HK97-gp10 family putative phage morphogenesis protein, whose protein sequence is MRTTVKVSGLDGLEAELMNLGEKLTSRILRDAGREAMTVVAEDMKQYAGYDSSHDDDHMRDSIKVRTTDRMKDKKYITLMTVRVGPSKAHHMKAQAQEFGTSKQIPRPFIRPALDYHRKDILNTLAAAIRAGINENR, encoded by the coding sequence GTGAGAACTACGGTTAAGGTTTCCGGCCTTGACGGGCTGGAAGCGGAGCTGATGAATCTCGGGGAAAAGCTGACATCCAGAATACTGCGCGATGCAGGCCGTGAGGCGATGACCGTTGTTGCTGAGGATATGAAACAGTACGCCGGTTATGACAGCAGTCACGACGATGACCACATGCGGGACAGCATCAAAGTCAGAACCACTGACCGGATGAAAGATAAAAAATACATCACCCTGATGACCGTTCGCGTGGGTCCGTCAAAAGCGCACCACATGAAGGCGCAGGCTCAGGAATTCGGGACATCAAAACAGATCCCGCGTCCGTTTATACGCCCTGCGCTGGATTATCACCGTAAAGATATTTTAAACACCCTTGCCGCCGCCATACGCGCCGGTATTAATGAAAATCGTTAA
- a CDS encoding head maturation protease, ClpP-related: MKKSNLPAAPEGRPCASVNYELKPKALENWNSGIKAASADNTISILDVIGADMWGDGVSAKRIAAALRVIGDNDVVVNINSPGGDMFEGLAIYNLLRAHNGHVTVNVLGIAASAASIIAMAGDEILMGRGAFLMIHNCWAISMGNRHDFAKLAADLEPFDKAMAGIYMARTGQDEKDICRMMDEETYIGSSDAIDSGFADGLLAADAIDNGDETPQAAVRKIDALLAKTNTPRSERRKLISALTGSMPGAASDPEGTPCAATEINPQTLSELEEAVRAFTPAR, from the coding sequence ATGAAAAAAAGTAACCTGCCGGCAGCGCCGGAGGGTCGCCCCTGCGCGTCAGTTAATTATGAACTGAAACCGAAAGCGCTGGAAAACTGGAACAGCGGCATAAAAGCCGCCAGCGCTGATAACACTATTTCCATTCTTGATGTGATCGGTGCCGATATGTGGGGTGATGGTGTTTCCGCAAAGCGGATTGCCGCAGCGCTGCGGGTTATCGGTGACAATGATGTGGTGGTAAACATTAACAGCCCCGGCGGTGACATGTTCGAAGGTCTGGCTATTTACAACCTGCTCAGGGCACACAATGGTCATGTCACCGTCAATGTCCTGGGTATCGCCGCGTCAGCAGCATCAATAATCGCGATGGCCGGAGATGAAATTCTGATGGGCCGGGGCGCGTTTCTGATGATTCATAACTGCTGGGCTATCAGCATGGGTAACCGACATGATTTTGCAAAACTGGCCGCTGATCTTGAGCCGTTTGATAAAGCCATGGCGGGTATCTACATGGCCAGAACCGGACAGGATGAAAAAGATATCTGCCGGATGATGGATGAAGAAACCTATATCGGCAGCAGCGATGCCATTGATAGCGGGTTTGCCGATGGCCTTCTGGCAGCGGACGCTATCGATAACGGTGACGAAACCCCGCAGGCCGCTGTCAGAAAAATTGATGCGCTGCTGGCAAAAACAAACACACCGCGCTCTGAGCGCCGGAAACTGATTTCTGCTTTAACGGGAAGTATGCCGGGCGCTGCTTCCGACCCTGAAGGTACGCCATGCGCTGCCACTGAAATAAATCCACAAACCTTATCTGAACTGGAAGAGGCGGTAAGAGCCTTTACTCCGGCACGTTAA
- a CDS encoding phage major capsid protein codes for MSDTNELLKSLKAQIEKANSDFNAKAESALTEAQKAGGLSAETKEAVDKMALELNALREAEKTIKSAMGELEQHIAQMPLQNALKAAQSFGQQLISAEVLKDINSSIQGNKRISVPVQAALISTGVAEGVVEPHRLPGVDVAPKQRLFIRDLIAPGKTQSPAIFWVQQTGFTNKAAVVPENTTKPYSDIEFATKITPVTTVAHMFKASKQILDDFSQLQSLVDAEMRYGLKFVEEQEILFGDGSGAHLHGIIPQASKYKAEFSVEKQNGIDDLRLAMLQSQLARFPASGHVLHFIDWAKIELTKDSLGRYILANPASLTGPTLWGLPVVATETAAFKGKFLTGAFNAGAQLFDREETNVVISTENADDFEKNMISIRCEERLALAVKRPEAFVYGNFTVAGAGE; via the coding sequence ATGTCTGATACAAACGAATTACTGAAAAGCCTGAAAGCGCAGATTGAAAAAGCAAACAGCGACTTTAATGCCAAGGCGGAGAGCGCACTGACAGAAGCACAAAAAGCGGGCGGACTCAGTGCAGAGACAAAAGAGGCTGTTGATAAAATGGCGCTGGAGCTTAACGCGCTGCGCGAAGCCGAAAAAACCATTAAATCTGCGATGGGGGAACTGGAACAGCACATTGCCCAGATGCCTCTTCAGAATGCCCTGAAAGCCGCGCAGTCCTTTGGTCAGCAACTGATTTCTGCGGAAGTACTGAAAGATATTAACTCCAGCATTCAGGGGAATAAACGCATTTCTGTACCGGTACAGGCGGCGCTGATTTCAACCGGTGTTGCCGAAGGTGTTGTTGAGCCTCACCGTCTGCCGGGTGTTGATGTGGCACCAAAACAACGGTTATTTATCCGTGATTTGATTGCTCCGGGAAAAACGCAGTCACCGGCAATCTTCTGGGTTCAGCAGACCGGATTTACTAATAAGGCAGCAGTGGTTCCGGAAAATACCACCAAGCCTTACAGTGATATTGAGTTTGCAACCAAAATCACCCCGGTAACCACTGTTGCTCACATGTTTAAAGCATCCAAGCAGATCCTGGATGACTTTTCACAACTGCAGTCACTGGTGGATGCTGAAATGCGTTACGGCCTGAAGTTTGTTGAAGAACAGGAAATTTTGTTCGGTGACGGCTCCGGGGCGCATCTGCACGGCATTATCCCGCAGGCATCGAAATACAAAGCTGAATTCAGCGTTGAAAAACAGAATGGTATTGATGATCTGCGCCTGGCGATGCTGCAGTCTCAGCTGGCACGTTTCCCGGCATCCGGGCATGTCCTGCACTTTATTGACTGGGCGAAAATCGAACTGACCAAGGATTCGCTGGGGCGCTACATCCTTGCCAATCCGGCCTCACTTACCGGCCCTACACTGTGGGGATTGCCGGTTGTGGCAACAGAAACGGCAGCATTCAAAGGTAAGTTCCTGACAGGGGCGTTTAATGCCGGTGCTCAGTTGTTTGACCGTGAAGAAACCAATGTGGTGATCTCCACTGAAAACGCCGACGATTTTGAGAAAAACATGATCTCAATCCGTTGTGAAGAGCGCCTTGCTCTGGCAGTAAAACGCCCGGAAGCCTTTGTTTATGGCAATTTCACTGTAGCCGGTGCTGGTGAATAA
- a CDS encoding head-tail connector protein, giving the protein MLSLERAKQQVRLDPDFHDEDELLNSYIIAAGRLVENHTRRTLITDSDESPDPETTLIYSGDIEVAMLLLVGNWYANRESVVTGESVAVLPMAVDALLQPYVRYLE; this is encoded by the coding sequence ATGCTTTCTCTGGAACGTGCAAAACAACAGGTGAGGCTGGATCCGGATTTCCATGATGAAGATGAGTTACTGAACTCTTACATTATTGCCGCCGGCCGCCTGGTGGAAAATCACACCCGGCGTACCTTAATCACGGATTCTGATGAAAGCCCCGATCCGGAAACAACTCTGATTTATAGCGGCGATATTGAAGTCGCTATGCTCCTGCTGGTGGGTAACTGGTATGCAAACCGCGAATCAGTTGTAACCGGTGAATCCGTGGCAGTGTTGCCGATGGCGGTTGATGCGCTGCTGCAACCTTATGTGAGGTACCTGGAATGA
- a CDS encoding phage tail protein, whose protein sequence is MAGEKSSPEYAMLPAGTIVKFGEAGDTVDKMKALINCKALGATGLTGGFIDCTTLKDTNKQSISDLPEGPEKSLGFIDDPGNADFAAFLNAAEQRKTVQFYFALPNGRTATMILALSGWEMNDISAPASEVIQITVKGKQNNITWGTTTVTLPTGDGE, encoded by the coding sequence ATGGCCGGAGAAAAATCCTCCCCGGAATACGCCATGTTGCCCGCCGGTACCATCGTAAAATTCGGTGAGGCCGGTGATACCGTCGACAAAATGAAAGCGCTGATTAACTGTAAAGCGCTGGGGGCTACCGGGCTTACCGGTGGTTTTATTGACTGCACCACCCTGAAAGATACCAACAAACAGTCGATTTCCGATCTGCCGGAAGGGCCTGAAAAATCACTAGGGTTTATTGATGATCCCGGCAATGCTGATTTCGCCGCGTTTCTCAATGCTGCCGAGCAGCGTAAGACCGTGCAGTTTTATTTTGCACTGCCGAACGGGCGTACAGCGACAATGATCCTCGCGTTGTCAGGCTGGGAAATGAACGACATCAGCGCCCCAGCCAGTGAGGTGATCCAGATTACCGTGAAAGGTAAGCAGAACAACATCACCTGGGGAACCACCACTGTCACACTACCAACAGGAGACGGAGAATAA
- a CDS encoding phage head closure protein: MSRLRAGELNKRIILYRPEVVTGELGDSRTELTKVITVWAKAEAISNRKIRTAEQDQVIETMQFTARPRADVQIDWVIEYQNRFFTVRACDRNDPAKLIITTEADIRHDRK, from the coding sequence ATGAGCAGGTTACGTGCCGGCGAACTCAACAAACGCATCATCCTGTACCGTCCGGAGGTGGTGACCGGGGAGCTCGGTGATTCCCGTACCGAACTGACGAAAGTCATCACGGTGTGGGCCAAAGCCGAGGCGATATCCAACCGTAAAATCCGGACGGCAGAGCAGGATCAGGTCATCGAAACCATGCAGTTTACTGCGCGGCCACGCGCGGATGTGCAAATCGACTGGGTGATTGAATACCAGAACCGGTTTTTTACAGTCCGTGCCTGTGACCGTAATGACCCTGCGAAACTGATTATTACCACGGAGGCAGACATACGACATGATCGAAAGTGA